A region of Lycium barbarum isolate Lr01 chromosome 1, ASM1917538v2, whole genome shotgun sequence DNA encodes the following proteins:
- the LOC132637098 gene encoding protein NCA1-like, which translates to MKPVCPFVRASRPDDTSVKKPGENQNKQSAGQESKPKQESGGSAVVSPKCPFGYGQESKPKQESGESTVVSPKCPFGYGQESKPKQESEESAIVAPRCPFGYDSQTVKLGPFSCMICQALLYDCSRCVPCSHVFCKACISRFKDCPLCGADIEKTQGDTNLQNVVDRFIEGHARIKRSPLNGDQEEVGERKTVMYEDVSLERGAFLVQQAMRAFRANNIDSAKSRLTMCADDIRGQLERMGNTSELCSQLGAVLGMLGDCCRATGDAASAVTYFEESVNLLVKVPKDDLEITQTLSVSLNKFGDLKYYDGDLEAARSHYFKALDVRRNAIKQQSGPSQIIDVATSLAKVADVDRNLGNEDAAIDGFEEAIEMLQSLELNPEEVSLEQKRLSVLQFLDSQMEKKQPDSGA; encoded by the exons ATGAAACCTGTTTGCCCTTTTGTTAGAGCTTCGAGACCTGATGACACTTCTGTTAAGAAGCCTGGTGAAAACCAAAATAAACAGTCAGCTGGTCAGGAGAGCAAGCCTAAACAAGAGTCTGGAGGATCCGCAGTTGTGTCACCTAAATGCCCCTTCGGATATGGCCAGGAGAGCAAGCCTAAACAAGAGTCTGGAGAATCTACAGTTGTGTCACCTAAATGCCCCTTTGGATATGGCCAGGAGAGCAAGCCTAAACAAGAATCAGAAGAATCTGCAATTGTGGCACCTAGATGCCCCTTTGGATATGATTCTCAAACAGTTAAGCTGGGTCCTTTTAGCTGCATGATTTGTCAGGCACTTCTTTATGATTGCAGTAGATGTGTGCCCTGTTCTCATGTATTCTGCAA AGCATGTATCTCGCGCTTTAAGGACTGTCCATTATGTGGTGCTGATATCGAAAAGACACAGGGCGATACAAATCTTCAGAATGTTGTTGATCGCTTTATTGAAGGTCATGCGAGGATTAAGAGGTCTCCACTTAATGGTGACCAAGAAGAAGTAGGAGAGAGAAAAACAGTTATGTACGAGGATGTATCATTAGAGAGGGGAGCATTCCTGGTGCAACAAGCCATGCGG GCTTTTCGTGCCAATAATATTGATAGTGCAAAATCAAGACTTACTATGTGCGCAGATGATATTCGAGGACAGCTGGAAAGAATGGGAAATACATCAGAGCTCTGCTCACAGCTTGGAGCAGTTCTTGGTATGCTTGGTGACTGCTG TCGAGCTACAGGAGATGCTGCATCTGCAGTGACTTACTTTGAAGAGAGTGTCAATTTGCTAGTGAAAGTGCCCAAAGATGATTTAGAG ATCACACAGACCCTTTCTGTTTCGCTAAATAAATTTGGAGATCTTAAATACTATGATGGTGATTTGGAAGCTGCAAGATCACATTACTTTAAGGCGTTGGATGTTCGCCGCAATGCCATCAAACAACAGTCCGGACCATCTCAG ATCATCGATGTAGCTACTTCCCTTGCAAAAGTTGCTGATGTTGACCGAAATCTCGGGAATGAGGATGCTGCGATCGATGGATTTGAAGAAGCCATAGAAATGTTACAATCGTTAGAACTTAATCCTGAAGAAGTTAGCCTTGAACAAAAG CGGCTCTCAGTTCTCCAGTTTCTAGACAGCCAGATGGAAAAGAAACAACCTGATTCAGGTGCTTGA